Within the Butyrivibrio sp. AE3004 genome, the region AAACGCTTTTCCAAAGTTAAAGTCCCATGTTTCTTCATTAAAACAGCCTTTGCAATGATGAGTACACCCGGAAACAAAAAGTGAAGTACGTACTCCGGTTCCATTTGCTATATCTGTAGTTTTTATTTCTGCATAATTCATATTTTATCCTCATTAGTGAAAAAGGAGCTACCAGTACCAGTAGCTCCCCTTTCTTATAAAAACTTTTTCATCCCCGTATGCATCATCAAAGATGTAATACCCTTTCTTTTATTTCCTGTGTGCGTCCCTGATTCCAATATTGAGTGCCTATGTAACCACATGTACGTCTTGCCACATTCATCTTATCCTGATCTGTATTACCGCAATTGGGACATTTCCAGATAAGCTTACCATCTATGTCTGTTTCAATCTGTATCTCACCATTATATCCACAGCACTGACAGTAATCACTCTTTGTATTAAGCTCAGCATACATAATGTTTTCATAAATATACTGCATTACTGAGAGTACGGCCTCGATATTGTCATTCATGTTCGGAACTTCAACATAGCTTATAGCTCCTCCCGGAGAAAGTGCCTGAAATTCAGACTCAAACTTGAGTTTTGTAAATGCATCTATTTTCTCTGTAACATGGACATGATAACTGTTTGTAATGTAGTTCTTATCAGTTACTCCATCGATAATTCCAAATCGTTTCTGAAGTGCTCTGGCAAATTTATATGTTGTAGATTCCAGAGGAGTCCCATAAAGGCTAAATGAAATATTGGTTTCCTTCCTCCATTTTGAGCACTTATCATTCATAAACTGCATTACTCTGAGTGCAAAATCTTTTCCGGCAGGATCTGTATGTGTAACACCTTTCATAAATTTTGTACATTCACAAAGTCCGGCATATCCAAGAGAAATAGTTGAGTAGTTTCCATACAATAATTTATCTATGGTTTCTCCCTTTTTAAGTCGTGCAAGAGCTCCATTCTGCCAAAGTATAGGTGCAACATCGGAAGGTGTTCCCAATAAACGATTATGTCTGCACATTAATGCCTTCTTGCAAAGCTCTGTGCGCTCCTCCATTATTTCCCAGAATTTTTCTTCATCTCCGCCTGAAGAGCATGCGGCATCTACAAGATTTATTGTAACTACTCCCTGATTAAAGCGTCCGTAGTACTTGTGCTCACCTTCTGTATAATTCTGAGCCTTAGAAATATTACCTTTGTTACACAGACCCTCTGCATTTTCCTCACTATCTACAGTCAAAAAGCTTCTGCAGCCCATGCAGGGATAAACATCTCCCGATTTATATTCCTTCATCTTCTTAGCGGAAATATAATCAGGAACCATTCTCTTAGCCGTACACTTTGCAGCTAACTGAGTTAAATACCAATAACGTGTTCCTTCATGAATATTATCTTCATCAAGAACATATATAAGTTTAGGGAAAGCAGGTGTAATATATACTCCTTTTTCGTTCTTTACACCTATTATTCTCTGTTTAAGCATTTCTTCTATAACAAGGGCAAGATCATCTCTAAGCTGGCCCTCAGGAACTTCATCAAGATACATGAAGACTGTAATGAAAGGAGCCTGTCCGTTAGTAGTCATTAATGTAATTACCTGATACTGAATAACCTGGACTCCACGTTCGATTTCTTTGCGCACACGCATCTCTGCGATATCATCTATTTGTTTATCTGTTGCTTCCATCCCCGCATCGATAAACTCCTGACGGACTTCTCTTCTGAATTTCTGTCTGCTAACATCCACAAAAGGTACAAGATGTGACAATGTTATGCTTTGTCCGCCGTATTGTGAGCTGGCAATCTGTGCTATTGCCTGGGTAGCAATATTACAAGCTGTCGAAAAGCTCTTGGGACGTTCTATCATGGTTTCAGATATAACTGTACCGTTCTGAAGCATATCCTCAAGATTAACCAGACAGCAATTATGCATATGCTGGGCAAAGTAATCAGAATCATGAAAATGAATTATTCCATCCTTATGAGCTTTTACAACATCCTCAGGAAGCAGAAATCTGCGTGTAATATCACGGCTTACTTCTCCTGCCATATAATCTCTCTGAACACTGTTTACTGTGGGATTTTTATTTGAATTTTCCTGTTTAACTTCCTCATTACTGCACTCTATGAGAGACATGATCTGTTCATCTGTTGTATTTGATTTACGAACAAGAGCATGGCGGTAACGATAAGTAATATACTTACGGGCAACCTCGAATTTTCCGGACTGCATAAGTCCATCTTCGACCATATCCTGGATTTCTTCAACGTTTGCTGCTCTGGTTAATTTGTTACATTTCTCTTCTACCTGAGCTCCAATATCCTTTATCTGATCTTCAGACAAGCTCTGATCAAGAGTCACTTCCTTATTAGCTTTCTCTATAGCTGCCAATATTTTTGAGCCATCAAAAGTAACTTCTTTACCGCTTCTCTTAATAATCTTCACTGGTTAACCCCCTAGTAATATACATGAAATTTAATTTTTTAGATAAATAATAGCCACCCGAAACTATATCTTGTGGCTATATATAAAATATAATACATTATATTGTATAAATCAAGTAACAATTTATCGTTATCAAACTTTCCTAACAAACTCAAGCCTGTTCAGCATTCTAAGGTATTTTGACAGGTCGACGGTATCCGTTATTTCGTCTCCTGACTCGTAGTAGGTTGTTTTATATTTAACCACTATATCTTGTGGTTGATTAAAAATAATCTCCCTATTTGGATCTT harbors:
- the nrdD gene encoding anaerobic ribonucleoside-triphosphate reductase, which produces MKIIKRSGKEVTFDGSKILAAIEKANKEVTLDQSLSEDQIKDIGAQVEEKCNKLTRAANVEEIQDMVEDGLMQSGKFEVARKYITYRYRHALVRKSNTTDEQIMSLIECSNEEVKQENSNKNPTVNSVQRDYMAGEVSRDITRRFLLPEDVVKAHKDGIIHFHDSDYFAQHMHNCCLVNLEDMLQNGTVISETMIERPKSFSTACNIATQAIAQIASSQYGGQSITLSHLVPFVDVSRQKFRREVRQEFIDAGMEATDKQIDDIAEMRVRKEIERGVQVIQYQVITLMTTNGQAPFITVFMYLDEVPEGQLRDDLALVIEEMLKQRIIGVKNEKGVYITPAFPKLIYVLDEDNIHEGTRYWYLTQLAAKCTAKRMVPDYISAKKMKEYKSGDVYPCMGCRSFLTVDSEENAEGLCNKGNISKAQNYTEGEHKYYGRFNQGVVTINLVDAACSSGGDEEKFWEIMEERTELCKKALMCRHNRLLGTPSDVAPILWQNGALARLKKGETIDKLLYGNYSTISLGYAGLCECTKFMKGVTHTDPAGKDFALRVMQFMNDKCSKWRKETNISFSLYGTPLESTTYKFARALQKRFGIIDGVTDKNYITNSYHVHVTEKIDAFTKLKFESEFQALSPGGAISYVEVPNMNDNIEAVLSVMQYIYENIMYAELNTKSDYCQCCGYNGEIQIETDIDGKLIWKCPNCGNTDQDKMNVARRTCGYIGTQYWNQGRTQEIKERVLHL